Within Wyeomyia smithii strain HCP4-BCI-WySm-NY-G18 chromosome 2, ASM2978416v1, whole genome shotgun sequence, the genomic segment CTATTGCTATTGGTGGAACTACGGTGCATTCAGCGTTCCGAATAACGATGTCACGAAGGCAGAGCTCAAAGCTGAGCTTTGAAGCTTTGCAACTATATCGCAATGTTTTTGCCAACGTAAGAGCTGTCATCATAGATGAAGTCAGCATGATTGGTGCTGACGTGCTTAATACCATCCACAGCCGCCTCCAGGAAATCACAGGGAATTATAACGATTCGTTCGGAGGAATGTCGATTGTCTTCTGTGGTGACCTGAGGCAACTCCCTCCAGTAAACGCGCGGGCAATTTACAAACCGTGTGCAAATTCAATGCACGGAGCTATACTCTGGCAGTCACTAGACTTCTTCCCGCTGGTGAGAGTCATGCGCCAGACTAATGAGCAGTTCTCCACAATCCTTACCAAGATCGGAAACGGGGAACGGCTGGTCTCGGACGAGATTAAGCTAATTGAAAGTAGATTCCGAACAGCTGAGTGGTGCAAGCAGAATGTAACAGGTGCTATTCGCCTGTTTCATCGTAATGCTGACGTTGAACGCTACAATTCCGAAGCACTAAGCGATCGAGATGCAGTGGACTGTGTGGCTGACGAGGTATACTCTGGATACAGGAACGCTTCGCAGTTGGCCAGCGCACGCACTAAAATGAATAAGATGAGTGTTGTGGAGACTGGGGGTTTGGGATACATATTGCGACTTGCCGTTGGAACGCCATACATGATCACTGTAAATGTTGATGTTGAGGATGGTATCGTAAATGGCGCTATCGGTGAACTACAATATGTGGAGCACACTGAAGACGATCTTCAGCAGCCAATCACCAAGCTTTGgatcaaatttgaaaatgatTCTATAGGGAAGACATTGAGAGTCAAATCGAGGCCTCATGTGTGTTCTAAGCCTGGCGTACTTCAATCTAACTGGACTCCAATCAGCAAGCGATCGGCAAACATTTCGTTAGGCGCCAGCATTAAATGCAAGCGAATTCAATTCCCCGTGGTGAGCGCAAATGCTCTTACTGTACATAAATCTCAAGGTGGCACGTTTTCGGAAATTGTGTACGAATACGACAAGGGGCAAGAACAGTAGCTAGTGTATGTTGGGTTGTCCAGAGTAACAGCCATCGAAGGGCTTTATTTGACCAATGCCAAAGACATGTTTAAATTCTTCCACGCAAAAGGAACCGCTTCACCAAGAGCTCAGGAATTACGAACAGAACTGCAACGATTGTCCAACCACCAGTTGCGTACCATCGGGAAAGAGATTATCGACGCGATCCAGACTCATAACGTAGCTTGCAAAGTGATGAGTGTTAATGTGCAGAGTCTCAATGCACACTTATTAAATGTGACCTCTGACCAGGTACTGATCCGTGCAGATTTGCTAGCTCTCAGTGAAACATGGCTTGAAGATGACGCATTCGTTGAAATTGCTGGATTCAACTTGATTACTCAATCCAAACATGCTGCTGTCAGAGCCGGTGGCGTGGCGATTTACCAGCGCATGGAACTGTTGACTGCTACTGCACACACCATCGAAAAACTTAGTGAACACCACGACGAGCAACTATTGATTGCAGACCACTATGGTGATATATGTGTAGCTGAGATCACAATTAGTAACACCAGAGTATTACTTTTCTGTGTCACCAGGTACTTTGCTATAGTTATAATTGTTTACTTTTATTGATTCATGAGGTATTTTCTTATTACTCGCAGATACCACGACCAAACAGAAGAAATTTTTCCTGATACGCAACCTTATGATGTACTCTCGAACAGATATGCCCATAGCTGTCACTGGGGACTTCAATATCGACATCTCCAAACAGGAGAATATTGAGTTTGTTGACTTCATGCAGAAGTATCTTCATTTGAATTTAGTTTCTGACCGTACTCAAGCAACAACATTAGGAGGCTCATGTTTAGATTTGACGTTTACAAGGAACCTCCGTTCCGAATGTATGAGGTACTGCTCGTATTTTTCATACCACAGGCCTATTCTATCTTTGCTTATAGTATGAATAAATATGTGGCAAGaataattattttcaaagaaacataaaataaattaccCATTGTCTCTTAAAAATGGTTATTTACACaggatttcaaaaaattttcaagcgtttcaaCCCGATTAAGCCAAAGGCAAAGAACATGAAAACACATCGTCAGAACCCGGTAAGCTAGCAAGTACAATTACATTACTTGCAACCAATTAACATCTTGCTACTTCTGGCAGACTTATACAGAACTCAAACACCGTTAACCGTCTTAACCCGATGGAGCTATTGGAGGCAAAGAATATGGCTACTTATCGTAATATTGTGGTGAGTTAGCAAATACATTCACATACTGATATAATAATCAATTGCATTACTTTTAATCAATCAATATCTTGTTTCTTCTGATAGATTTGCACAGAACTTAGAAATATCTTTAAGCTCGCTAACCTAACAATGGAGCGAAACATCAGTCGGTATCAGAAATGTATATCGGTGTCTAACAAAGATTTAAATATCACGAAATTTTACTCGGAGCCGATATTCATAACATACCACAGATCCTTACTGCTTAAGCCCGACCGATAAAACGATTTTCTTagaataatgaatgaataaatatGTGGTAAGATAGCAAGCataattattttcaaagaaacataaaataaattaccCATTGTCTCTTAAAAATGGTTATTTACACaggatttcaaaaaattttcaagcgtttcaaCCCGATTAAGCCATTGGAGACAAATAACATGAAAATACATCATCATTGCCCGGTAAGCTAGCAAGCACAATTGCATTACTTGCAACCAATTAACATCTTGTTACTTCTGGCAGATTTATACAGAACTCAAACACCGTTAAACGTCTTAACTCGA encodes:
- the LOC129723912 gene encoding ATP-dependent DNA helicase PIF1-like — its product is MIGADVLNTIHSRLQEITGNYNDSFGGMSIVFCGDLRQLPPVNARAIYKPCANSMHGAILWQSLDFFPLVRVMRQTNEQFSTILTKIGNGERLVSDEIKLIESRFRTAEWCKQNVTGAIRLFHRNADVERYNSEALSDRDAVDCVADEVYSGYRNASQLASARTKMNKMSVVETGGLGYILRLAVGTPYMITVNVDVEDGIVNGAIGELQYVEHTEDDLQQPITKLWIKFENDSIGKTLRVKSRPHVCSKPGVLQSNWTPISKRSANISLGASIKCKRIQFPVVSANALTVHKSQGGTFSEIVYEYDKGQEQ